Proteins found in one Amycolatopsis umgeniensis genomic segment:
- a CDS encoding polynucleotide kinase-phosphatase — MKLTIPDMSLVVLVGASGSGKSTFARTHFAPTQVLSSDYFRGLVADDENDQSASGAAFDVLHYVAAKRLEAGRVTVIDATNVQRASRASLLKLAKEYDVMPTAIVLDLPVKVCQERNESRPDRDFGEHVVRRQRGELHRSLKSLEREGFRRVHVLRSEAEIAEAEIVVEPLRNDRRELTGPFDVIGDVHGCREELEELLTELGYADGVHPEGRTAVFVGDLVDRGPDTPGVLRRVMAMAEAGSALVVCGNHEQKLVRALNGRKVKVAHGLAESLEQLAEQDEDFRAKAREFCDGLIAHYVLDGGKLVVAHAGLPEKFHGRASGRVRSTALYGDTTGETDEYGLPVRLPWARDYRGTATVLYGHTPTLEPEWINGTMCLDTGCVFGGKLTALRYPEREVVSVKAKKVWYEPSRPLEQERPLGGREPAVLELGDVTGKRIVETRHHGRVGVSAEQSAAALEVMSRFAVDPRWLPYLPPTMAPCATSASDDYLEHPEEAFAEFRAAGVQSVVCEEKHMGSRAVVLVCRDDDVAPARFGIRGSGAVYTRTGRPFFGPEQNARLLEGVREAASELFDELDTGWLLLDAELLPWSAKAGSLISEQYAAVGAAAQSVLPAAVASLDAAAARGIDVSELLARTRIRESTVDAYRQAYRRYCWPTDGLDGVRLAPFQLLASEGKAYHDRPHDWHLALLDRLTGDLFTRTRTLAVDTTDPASVARGVEWWLELTGAGGEGMVVKPAANLARGARGLVQPGVKVRGREYLRIIYGPDYTLPENLARLRKRGLNRKRALALREYALGLEALERLSRGEPLWRVHECVFAVLALESDPVDPRL, encoded by the coding sequence ATGAAACTGACCATTCCCGACATGTCCCTCGTCGTGCTCGTCGGGGCCTCCGGCTCCGGCAAGTCGACCTTCGCGCGGACACATTTCGCGCCGACCCAGGTGCTCTCCAGCGACTACTTCCGCGGCCTGGTGGCCGACGACGAGAACGACCAGAGCGCTTCGGGAGCCGCTTTCGACGTGCTCCATTACGTCGCGGCGAAGCGGCTCGAAGCCGGACGGGTCACCGTCATCGACGCGACGAACGTCCAGCGCGCCTCCCGGGCGAGCCTGCTGAAGCTGGCGAAGGAGTACGACGTCATGCCGACGGCGATCGTGCTGGACCTGCCGGTGAAGGTCTGCCAGGAACGCAACGAGTCCCGGCCGGACCGCGACTTCGGCGAACACGTCGTCCGTCGTCAGCGCGGCGAGCTGCATCGCTCGCTGAAGTCGTTGGAACGCGAGGGTTTCCGTCGCGTGCACGTGTTGCGGAGCGAGGCCGAGATCGCCGAAGCGGAGATCGTGGTCGAGCCGTTGCGCAACGACCGCCGCGAGCTCACCGGACCGTTCGACGTCATCGGAGACGTCCACGGCTGCCGCGAGGAACTGGAGGAACTGCTCACCGAACTGGGTTACGCCGACGGCGTGCATCCCGAGGGACGCACCGCGGTGTTCGTCGGCGACCTCGTCGACCGCGGACCCGACACCCCTGGCGTGCTGCGCCGCGTGATGGCGATGGCCGAGGCGGGCAGCGCGCTGGTCGTCTGCGGTAACCACGAGCAGAAACTGGTCCGCGCGCTGAACGGCCGCAAGGTCAAGGTGGCGCACGGTCTCGCGGAATCGCTGGAGCAGCTCGCCGAGCAGGACGAGGACTTCCGCGCCAAGGCGCGAGAATTCTGCGACGGCCTCATCGCGCACTACGTCCTCGACGGCGGCAAGCTCGTCGTCGCGCACGCGGGCCTGCCCGAGAAGTTCCATGGGCGCGCGTCCGGCCGGGTGCGGAGCACCGCGCTCTACGGCGACACCACCGGCGAGACCGACGAGTACGGCCTGCCGGTGCGGCTGCCGTGGGCACGCGACTACCGGGGTACCGCGACGGTCCTCTATGGACACACGCCGACGCTGGAGCCCGAGTGGATCAACGGGACCATGTGCCTCGACACGGGCTGCGTCTTCGGCGGCAAACTGACCGCTTTGCGTTACCCGGAGCGGGAAGTCGTCTCGGTGAAGGCGAAGAAGGTCTGGTACGAGCCGTCGCGCCCGCTCGAACAGGAGCGGCCGCTGGGCGGACGCGAGCCCGCGGTACTGGAACTGGGCGACGTCACCGGGAAGCGGATCGTCGAGACCCGCCACCACGGCCGGGTCGGGGTCTCCGCCGAGCAGTCGGCGGCGGCGCTCGAAGTGATGAGCCGCTTCGCCGTCGACCCGCGCTGGCTGCCGTACCTGCCGCCGACGATGGCGCCTTGTGCGACATCCGCCTCGGACGACTACCTCGAACACCCCGAGGAGGCCTTCGCCGAGTTCCGCGCGGCGGGCGTCCAATCGGTCGTGTGCGAAGAGAAGCACATGGGATCGCGGGCGGTCGTGCTCGTGTGCCGTGACGACGACGTGGCTCCCGCGCGGTTCGGGATCCGGGGATCCGGCGCGGTGTACACCCGCACCGGGCGGCCGTTCTTCGGTCCGGAACAGAACGCGCGGTTGCTCGAAGGCGTACGCGAAGCCGCGTCGGAACTGTTCGACGAACTGGACACCGGCTGGCTGCTGCTCGACGCGGAGTTGCTGCCGTGGAGCGCGAAGGCGGGATCGCTGATCTCGGAGCAGTACGCGGCCGTCGGCGCGGCGGCCCAATCCGTGCTGCCCGCCGCCGTCGCTTCGCTGGACGCCGCCGCCGCTCGCGGGATCGACGTTTCCGAGCTCTTGGCACGGACGCGGATCCGCGAGTCCACTGTGGACGCGTACCGGCAGGCGTACCGGCGTTACTGCTGGCCGACCGACGGCCTCGACGGCGTCCGGCTCGCGCCGTTCCAGCTACTGGCGTCGGAGGGCAAGGCGTACCACGACCGGCCGCACGACTGGCACCTCGCGCTGCTGGACCGGCTCACCGGCGACCTGTTCACGCGCACGCGGACCCTGGCTGTCGACACCACCGACCCGGCGTCGGTGGCGCGCGGCGTCGAATGGTGGCTCGAACTGACCGGCGCGGGCGGCGAAGGCATGGTCGTCAAACCGGCGGCGAACCTGGCACGCGGGGCGCGGGGCCTGGTGCAACCGGGAGTGAAGGTGCGCGGGCGGGAGTACCTGCGGATCATCTACGGGCCGGACTACACGCTTCCGGAGAACCTCGCCCGGCTCCGCAAGCGCGGGCTGAACCGGAAGCGGGCGCTGGCGCTGCGCGAGTACGCGCTGGGGCTGGAGGCGTTGGAGCGACTCTCGCGCGGGGAGCCGCTGTGGCGGGTGCACGAGTGCGTGTTCGCCGTGCTGGCGCTGGAGTCGGACCCGGTCGACCCGCGCCTCTGA
- the mca gene encoding mycothiol conjugate amidase Mca — protein MVLADEPPKSRLRLMAVHAHPDDESSKGAATMARYAAEGHEVMVVTCTGGEAGSVLNPAMDRPEVLTNMTEIRREEMARAAKILGVSHIWLGYLDSGLPEGDPLPPVPEGSFAVIPLEESTGALVKVIRDFRPHVIVTYDENGGYPHPDHIRTHEISVAAFDAAGEAERYRDAGEPWQPLKLYYVHGFSRARMTVFHEGLLARGLESPYEEWLKSWDPEKADVMERVTTRVECGEYFEQRDEALKAHATQIDPNSRWFAVPRDLQREVWPTEEYELVRSLVDSTLPEDDLFAGLKEKVG, from the coding sequence ATGGTGCTAGCCGATGAACCGCCGAAGTCACGCCTCCGCCTGATGGCGGTGCACGCGCACCCCGACGACGAGTCGAGCAAGGGTGCCGCCACGATGGCCAGGTACGCCGCCGAAGGGCACGAGGTCATGGTCGTGACCTGTACCGGCGGCGAAGCGGGCAGCGTGCTGAACCCCGCCATGGACCGTCCCGAAGTCCTGACCAACATGACCGAGATCCGCCGGGAGGAGATGGCCCGCGCGGCCAAGATCCTCGGCGTGAGCCACATCTGGCTCGGATACCTCGACTCGGGCCTGCCCGAGGGCGATCCGCTGCCCCCGGTCCCGGAGGGTTCGTTCGCGGTCATCCCGCTCGAAGAGTCCACCGGTGCCCTGGTGAAGGTCATCCGCGACTTCCGACCGCACGTGATCGTCACCTACGACGAGAACGGCGGGTACCCGCACCCCGACCACATCCGCACGCACGAGATCTCGGTCGCGGCCTTCGACGCCGCGGGCGAGGCGGAGCGCTACCGGGACGCGGGCGAGCCGTGGCAGCCGTTGAAGCTGTACTACGTGCACGGGTTCTCGCGCGCCAGGATGACCGTGTTCCACGAGGGCCTGCTCGCGCGCGGCCTGGAGTCGCCGTACGAGGAGTGGCTCAAGTCGTGGGACCCGGAGAAGGCCGACGTCATGGAGCGGGTGACCACCCGCGTCGAGTGCGGCGAGTACTTCGAGCAGCGTGACGAGGCCCTCAAGGCGCACGCCACCCAGATCGACCCGAACAGCCGCTGGTTCGCCGTCCCGCGCGACCTGCAGCGCGAGGTCTGGCCGACCGAGGAGTACGAGCTGGTCCGCTCATTGGTGGACAGCACCCTGCCGGAGGACGATCTGTTCGCCGGTTTGAAGGAGAAGGTGGGCTAG
- a CDS encoding DUF4307 domain-containing protein gives MSTGQDAPTAESTRTDSLDARYGKTRAARPARWRRLVFGVVALLVSGGLAYAMYLNFGSAPIDGERVSFDEKPGDAMEITINVTRDDVNRPGVCVVRVRDKAGAESGRKEVLIQPGSKNSRVTTTIKSIGKPVTADIFGCSYDVPRYLSRP, from the coding sequence TTGAGCACGGGACAGGACGCTCCCACCGCGGAAAGCACCCGGACGGACTCCCTGGACGCCCGGTACGGCAAGACCCGCGCCGCGCGCCCCGCCCGCTGGCGCCGTCTGGTGTTCGGAGTGGTCGCACTGCTGGTCAGCGGCGGTCTCGCCTACGCCATGTACCTGAACTTCGGCAGCGCGCCCATCGACGGCGAACGCGTCTCATTCGACGAGAAGCCCGGCGACGCGATGGAGATCACGATCAACGTGACCAGGGACGATGTGAACCGTCCCGGGGTGTGCGTCGTACGGGTCCGCGACAAGGCCGGGGCGGAAAGCGGCCGCAAAGAGGTCCTGATTCAGCCTGGTTCGAAGAACAGCAGGGTGACTACCACCATCAAGAGCATCGGAAAGCCGGTCACGGCTGATATCTTCGGATGCTCATACGACGTACCACGGTACCTGTCAAGGCCATAG
- the greA gene encoding transcription elongation factor GreA — MVTVSDTKVTWLTQDAYDRLKQELDHYIELRPVIAAKINDSREEGDLKENGGYHAAREEQGQHEARIRHLQELLRSAKVGEPPANDGSAGPGKVLTVRYDGDDEDENFLLATREEGTEGGLDVYSPESPLGKALLGAKEGETREYELPNGSIQKVTLVKAVPYTDK; from the coding sequence ATGGTGACCGTGAGCGACACAAAGGTGACCTGGCTGACCCAGGATGCCTACGACAGGCTCAAGCAGGAACTCGACCACTACATCGAGCTCCGCCCGGTCATCGCTGCGAAGATCAATGACAGCCGGGAAGAGGGCGACCTCAAGGAGAACGGCGGCTACCACGCCGCCCGTGAAGAGCAGGGCCAGCACGAGGCCCGCATCCGCCACCTCCAGGAGCTCCTCCGTTCGGCCAAGGTCGGCGAGCCGCCCGCCAACGACGGCAGCGCGGGGCCGGGCAAGGTCCTCACCGTGCGCTACGACGGTGACGACGAGGACGAGAACTTCCTCTTGGCGACCCGCGAAGAGGGCACCGAGGGCGGCCTGGACGTCTACTCGCCGGAGTCCCCGCTCGGCAAGGCGCTGCTCGGCGCCAAAGAGGGCGAAACCCGCGAGTACGAGCTGCCCAACGGCAGCATCCAGAAGGTGACACTCGTCAAGGCCGTGCCGTACACCGACAAGTGA
- a CDS encoding MBL fold metallo-hydrolase: MSELPICVACGMQYAEPRSDCPICEDERQYVPRAGQQWTDLDTVRASGTYKARIEEQGPGLIGVGSTPNFAIGERALLVKAESGNFLWDCAGFIDEDLVAEVRGLGGITGIAISHPHYYTTMVEWAHTFDVPVYLHENDRQWIGRPDPAIKLWSGATLDVAPDLRLINLGVHFAGGTVLHWPGGENGLGAVLSGDILQVIPDRRFVGMMYSYPNLIPERPEIVRRAAEMLEPYEFEAIYGAWWDAIIRTDGHEAVQRSAKRYLGQLG, encoded by the coding sequence ATGAGCGAGCTACCGATCTGCGTCGCCTGCGGGATGCAGTACGCGGAACCCCGGTCCGACTGCCCGATCTGCGAGGACGAACGTCAGTACGTCCCGCGGGCCGGACAGCAGTGGACCGATCTGGACACCGTTCGCGCAAGCGGGACGTACAAGGCTCGTATCGAGGAGCAAGGACCCGGTCTCATCGGGGTCGGGTCCACGCCCAACTTCGCCATCGGCGAGCGGGCGCTGCTGGTCAAGGCCGAATCCGGCAACTTCCTGTGGGACTGCGCGGGCTTCATCGACGAAGACCTCGTCGCCGAGGTCCGTGGTCTGGGCGGGATCACCGGGATCGCGATCAGCCATCCGCACTACTACACCACCATGGTCGAGTGGGCCCACACCTTCGACGTGCCCGTCTACCTGCACGAGAACGACCGGCAGTGGATCGGCAGGCCGGATCCGGCGATCAAGCTGTGGAGCGGCGCGACCCTCGACGTCGCCCCCGACCTGCGGCTGATCAACCTCGGCGTGCATTTCGCCGGCGGGACCGTGCTGCACTGGCCCGGCGGGGAGAACGGCCTCGGCGCGGTGCTCTCGGGCGACATCCTGCAGGTCATCCCGGACCGGCGCTTCGTCGGCATGATGTACAGCTACCCGAACCTGATCCCGGAACGCCCCGAGATCGTCCGCCGAGCGGCCGAAATGCTCGAACCGTACGAGTTCGAGGCGATCTACGGCGCCTGGTGGGACGCGATCATCCGCACCGACGGGCACGAGGCCGTCCAGCGGTCGGCGAAGCGGTACCTGGGTCAGTTGGGCTAG
- a CDS encoding Lrp/AsnC family transcriptional regulator has product MSEVLDELDARLLLLLTDSPRLGVLECARRLGVARGTVQARLDRLTERGILGGFPPELDLAAMGYGLTAFAVLEIAQGRRAEVAEALSAIDEVCEVHATTGQGDLFVRMVARNNDDLQRVVDEVVGAPYVRRTSTSIALSTPVPPRVRPLLERLARS; this is encoded by the coding sequence ATGTCGGAAGTGCTCGACGAGCTGGACGCGCGGCTGTTGCTGTTGCTCACCGACTCGCCCCGGCTCGGGGTGCTCGAATGCGCCCGCCGTCTCGGCGTCGCGCGGGGCACCGTGCAGGCCCGGCTCGACCGGCTGACCGAACGCGGGATCCTCGGCGGATTCCCGCCAGAACTCGATCTCGCGGCGATGGGCTACGGCCTCACCGCGTTCGCCGTCCTGGAGATCGCACAGGGCCGCCGGGCCGAGGTCGCGGAGGCGCTGTCCGCGATCGACGAGGTGTGCGAGGTCCACGCGACCACCGGTCAGGGCGACCTCTTCGTGCGGATGGTGGCGCGCAACAACGACGACCTGCAGCGGGTGGTGGACGAGGTGGTCGGCGCGCCGTACGTGCGGCGGACGTCGACGTCGATCGCGTTGTCGACGCCGGTTCCGCCGCGCGTGCGGCCGCTGCTGGAAAGGCTGGCGAGAAGCTAG
- the hppD gene encoding 4-hydroxyphenylpyruvate dioxygenase translates to MTHTVEPQGALDDVSYDQLRQLVGLVDHDSSTDPFPVKSMDAVVFIAGNATQTAWFYQVAFGMQLIAYSGPETGNFERKSFVLKSGSARFVITGGVKPDSSLLDHHRRHGDGVIDLALEVADVDRCIDHARAQGATVLEEPHDVSDEHGTVRVAAIATYGETRHTLIDRSKYTGVYLPGYEPRESKVVRPEGAPKRLFQAVDHCVGNVELGKMDYWVDWYHRVMGFVNMAEFVGDDIATEYSALMSKVVSNGNHRVKFPLNEPAIAKKKSQIDEYLEFYGGAGCQHIALATNDIVATVKAMRAAGVEFLDTPDSYYDDPELRARIGEVRVPIEKLKEHRILVDRDEDGYLLQIFTKPIGDRPTVFYELIERHGSLGFGKGNFKALFEAIEREQERRGNL, encoded by the coding sequence ATGACGCACACAGTGGAACCTCAGGGTGCTCTTGACGACGTGAGCTACGACCAGCTGCGTCAGCTCGTCGGCCTCGTCGACCACGACTCTTCGACCGACCCCTTCCCAGTGAAGTCGATGGACGCGGTGGTGTTCATCGCGGGCAACGCCACGCAGACCGCGTGGTTCTACCAGGTCGCGTTCGGCATGCAGCTCATCGCTTACTCCGGCCCCGAGACCGGGAACTTCGAGCGCAAGTCGTTCGTGCTGAAGTCCGGCTCGGCGCGCTTCGTGATCACCGGCGGCGTCAAGCCCGACTCCTCGCTGCTCGACCACCACCGCCGCCACGGCGACGGTGTCATCGACCTCGCCCTCGAGGTCGCCGACGTCGACCGCTGCATCGACCACGCCCGCGCGCAGGGCGCCACCGTCCTCGAGGAGCCGCACGACGTCTCCGACGAGCACGGCACCGTGCGCGTCGCCGCGATCGCGACCTACGGCGAGACCCGCCACACGCTGATCGACCGGTCGAAGTACACCGGCGTCTACCTGCCCGGTTACGAACCGCGCGAGAGCAAGGTCGTCCGTCCCGAAGGTGCGCCGAAGCGGCTGTTCCAGGCCGTCGACCACTGCGTCGGCAACGTCGAACTCGGCAAGATGGACTACTGGGTCGACTGGTACCACCGCGTCATGGGCTTCGTGAACATGGCGGAGTTCGTCGGCGACGACATCGCGACCGAGTACTCGGCGCTGATGAGCAAGGTGGTCTCCAACGGCAACCACCGCGTCAAGTTCCCGCTCAACGAGCCGGCGATCGCGAAGAAGAAGTCGCAGATCGACGAGTACCTCGAGTTCTACGGCGGCGCGGGCTGCCAGCACATCGCGTTGGCCACCAACGACATCGTCGCGACGGTGAAGGCGATGCGCGCGGCGGGCGTCGAGTTCCTCGACACCCCGGACTCCTACTACGACGACCCGGAGCTGCGCGCGCGGATCGGCGAGGTCCGGGTGCCGATCGAGAAGCTCAAGGAGCACCGCATCCTGGTCGACCGCGACGAGGACGGCTACCTGCTGCAGATCTTCACCAAGCCGATCGGCGACCGTCCGACGGTGTTCTACGAGCTCATCGAGCGGCACGGTTCGCTCGGTTTCGGCAAGGGCAACTTCAAGGCCCTGTTCGAGGCCATCGAGCGTGAGCAGGAGCGCCGAGGCAATCTTTAA
- a CDS encoding YbaB/EbfC family nucleoid-associated protein → MPDNVDASEQMVDNWTKQIQETAARYQAMAARMQGQTVTERSKDNTIEVTIDSKGLLTNLVIAEAASGKRMAEVSSQVMRLVQLAQSRIPELLQAAMAETVGTTDETASRVIAEAQSTFPEAPPEEDVAPPEPERHHRFGPEDEEPPPPAPGTPPQPKPIPRRRRTQDNDDDDFGGSILS, encoded by the coding sequence ATGCCGGACAACGTCGACGCCAGCGAACAGATGGTGGACAACTGGACGAAGCAGATCCAGGAGACCGCCGCGCGCTATCAGGCGATGGCCGCCCGCATGCAGGGGCAGACCGTGACAGAGCGGTCGAAGGACAACACCATCGAGGTGACGATCGACTCGAAGGGCCTGCTCACGAATCTCGTCATCGCCGAAGCCGCGAGCGGCAAACGGATGGCCGAGGTCTCGTCGCAGGTCATGCGGCTCGTGCAGCTCGCGCAGTCACGGATCCCTGAGCTGCTGCAGGCGGCGATGGCCGAAACGGTCGGCACCACCGACGAGACGGCGAGCCGCGTGATCGCGGAGGCCCAGAGCACCTTCCCGGAAGCGCCGCCGGAGGAAGACGTCGCTCCGCCGGAACCCGAGAGGCACCACCGCTTCGGCCCGGAAGACGAAGAGCCCCCGCCGCCCGCGCCGGGCACCCCGCCGCAGCCCAAGCCGATCCCGCGCCGCCGCCGCACGCAGGACAACGACGACGACGATTTCGGCGGCAGCATCCTTTCTTAG
- a CDS encoding type VII secretion target: MAGKGYELGADLDAHAKQVDGIADGLRTAVDAAQQVSMPTDAYGIICQPFRMMLDPVEEFGINALNKAVEAATAVANNVRSASNAYQAQDENFAAEFKNVQVPD; the protein is encoded by the coding sequence ATGGCAGGCAAGGGTTACGAGCTCGGTGCCGACCTCGACGCGCACGCCAAGCAGGTCGACGGCATCGCCGACGGGCTGCGCACGGCGGTCGACGCCGCGCAGCAGGTGAGCATGCCGACAGACGCGTACGGCATCATCTGCCAGCCGTTCCGGATGATGCTCGACCCGGTCGAGGAGTTCGGCATCAACGCGCTGAACAAGGCCGTCGAGGCCGCGACGGCGGTGGCGAACAACGTGCGCTCGGCGTCGAACGCCTACCAGGCGCAGGACGAGAACTTCGCCGCGGAATTCAAGAACGTGCAGGTGCCTGACTGA
- a CDS encoding ferredoxin: MTQPPTPLNQQQQQQLVWQIGHALATPLPPGWQQMRVEYRAAGRHVEADLLVTGQDGLPRPVQPSPEAMHLLGNLRTGMYQPGRGTWLSAILVYGSATVLSTDFLPDVEPPWRQAPPPIGFQDELRFFPRADQNIPDWLRQRAGLEAAPAAEPLVATPPAEDPDALRSPRVYDGLDESGRPVVNREPLSPAERDRVLEYLDGAPVVLASRTYDADAFEPDREPLVPLNFRTDGRWYWPGAVAYYLREHDVAPDPELLTHIRALRFTLPEVGEPERELAVAAITGQQAS, from the coding sequence ATGACCCAGCCGCCGACGCCGTTGAACCAGCAGCAGCAACAACAGCTCGTCTGGCAGATCGGTCATGCCCTCGCGACGCCGCTTCCGCCTGGCTGGCAGCAGATGCGGGTCGAGTACCGGGCGGCGGGCAGGCATGTCGAGGCCGACCTGCTCGTCACCGGGCAGGACGGTCTGCCACGGCCGGTGCAGCCGAGCCCGGAAGCCATGCACTTGCTCGGAAACCTGCGCACGGGGATGTACCAGCCCGGCCGCGGGACCTGGCTGAGCGCGATCCTGGTCTACGGCTCGGCGACGGTGCTCAGCACGGACTTCCTCCCGGACGTCGAGCCGCCGTGGCGGCAGGCTCCGCCGCCGATCGGATTCCAGGACGAACTCCGGTTCTTCCCGCGGGCGGACCAGAACATCCCGGACTGGCTGCGGCAGCGGGCCGGACTCGAAGCCGCACCGGCGGCCGAGCCGTTGGTGGCCACCCCACCCGCCGAAGACCCGGATGCCTTGCGCTCGCCGCGTGTCTACGACGGCCTCGACGAGTCTGGCCGTCCGGTGGTGAACCGCGAGCCGCTGTCCCCCGCCGAACGGGACCGCGTGCTGGAGTACCTCGACGGCGCGCCGGTCGTGCTGGCGTCGCGGACCTACGACGCCGACGCGTTCGAGCCCGACCGGGAACCGTTGGTGCCATTGAACTTCCGGACGGACGGCCGGTGGTACTGGCCGGGCGCGGTCGCCTACTACCTTCGCGAGCACGATGTGGCGCCCGATCCCGAGCTGCTCACTCACATCCGGGCGCTGCGGTTCACTCTGCCGGAGGTCGGCGAGCCCGAACGCGAACTCGCGGTCGCCGCCATCACCGGCCAGCAGGCCTCCTGA
- a CDS encoding cystathionine gamma-synthase encodes MADDYSLLGFETRAIHAGQTPDPRTGAVIVPIYQTSTYAQDGVGGTREGDYEYSRTANPTRTALEVALAALEGARHGLAYSSGMAASDVLLRATLRPGDHLVLGNDAYGGTFRLIDKVLSLWGVEHTVADLGNIAEVRAAIRPETKLIWCESPTNPMLGIADIAALAEVAHGAGARLVVDNTFATPYLQNPLSLGADVVLHSTTKYLGGHSDVVGGAILTNEDELREQLFYLRNAAGAVPGPFDAWLTLRGIKTLALRMERHSDNAELIARMLLKHPKVDRVYYPGLPEHPGHEIASKQMRRFGGMISFTHVDGEQAALDVASKTKLFILAESLGGIESLIEHPGRMTHASTAGSTLEVPDNLLRLSVGIEDGSDLVADLAKALG; translated from the coding sequence ATGGCCGACGACTACTCTCTGCTGGGCTTCGAAACGCGCGCGATCCACGCCGGGCAGACCCCTGATCCCCGGACCGGCGCGGTCATCGTGCCGATCTATCAGACCTCGACCTACGCGCAGGACGGCGTCGGCGGCACGCGCGAGGGCGACTACGAATACTCCCGCACCGCGAACCCCACGCGCACCGCGCTGGAGGTCGCGCTCGCGGCACTCGAAGGCGCCCGGCACGGTCTGGCCTACTCGTCGGGGATGGCGGCCAGCGACGTCCTGTTGCGGGCGACCCTGCGGCCCGGCGACCACCTCGTGCTCGGCAACGACGCGTACGGCGGCACGTTCCGGCTGATCGACAAGGTGCTCAGCCTGTGGGGCGTCGAGCACACGGTCGCCGACCTGGGGAACATCGCCGAGGTCCGGGCCGCGATCCGGCCGGAGACGAAGCTGATCTGGTGCGAGTCGCCGACGAACCCGATGCTGGGGATCGCCGACATCGCCGCGCTGGCCGAGGTCGCGCACGGCGCCGGCGCCCGCCTGGTCGTCGACAACACCTTCGCCACCCCGTACCTGCAGAACCCGCTTTCGCTGGGTGCCGACGTCGTCCTGCACTCGACGACCAAGTACCTCGGCGGGCACTCCGACGTCGTCGGCGGCGCGATCCTGACCAACGAGGACGAGCTGCGTGAGCAGCTGTTCTACCTGCGCAACGCGGCCGGCGCGGTACCCGGCCCGTTCGACGCGTGGCTGACCCTGCGCGGGATCAAGACGCTCGCGCTGCGGATGGAGCGGCACAGCGACAACGCCGAGCTGATCGCCCGGATGCTGCTGAAGCACCCGAAGGTCGACCGCGTCTACTACCCGGGCCTGCCCGAGCACCCCGGCCACGAGATCGCTTCGAAGCAGATGCGGCGCTTCGGCGGGATGATCTCGTTCACCCACGTCGACGGCGAGCAGGCCGCGCTCGACGTCGCGTCGAAGACGAAGCTGTTCATCCTCGCCGAGTCGCTGGGCGGGATCGAATCGCTCATCGAGCACCCCGGGCGGATGACCCACGCGAGCACCGCCGGGTCCACCCTCGAGGTGCCGGACAACCTGCTGCGCCTGTCCGTCGGCATCGAGGACGGCAGCGACCTGGTCGCCGATCTGGCCAAAGCCCTGGGCTGA